A single region of the Salvia splendens isolate huo1 chromosome 18, SspV2, whole genome shotgun sequence genome encodes:
- the LOC121776977 gene encoding protein trichome birefringence-like 33 has product MKLALPSSAALLLKGFRSPYFFTITALILFMTILYNEDYRAYLRSSWTTKKGEKLAFAVGEADSSCDVFSGRWVWDDHHPLYEEAECPFLSSPNVCQLHGRTDTDYQHWRWQPQACSLPSFNASLMLDTLRGKRMMFVGDSLTLGQFYSMVCLVQKFIPSNNAKSITMEMNRSLKVFTAKDYNARIEFYWAPFLLESNADNPKIHRVKQSDRVVRKDSINMHGDHWKGADIMVFSTYIWWRTGLKFKILQGTFDDENNDIAEVATEEAYRMAMKGMLRWVNKNMDPNKTRVFFTSMSPVHESAIEWGGDEKGNCYNQTVMIDDANYWGSDCKKNVMAVIEEEFRKSRYPITLLNITQMSSYRKDAHTSIHKKQWDPLTPEQLANPVSYADCVHWCLPGLQDTWNELLFAKLFYP; this is encoded by the exons ATGAAGTTAGCGCTGCCGTCCTCAGCCGCCCTCCTCCTCAAGGGGTTCCGGTCACCGTACTTCTTCACCATAACGGCCCTCATTCTGTTCATGACAATCCTCTACAACGAGGACTACCGCGCTTACCTGAGATCGTCATGGACAACAA AGAAGGGGGAAAAGCTGGCTTTCGCGGTGGGGGAGGCCGATAGCAGCTGCGACGTCTTCAGTGGGCGGTGGGTGTGGGACGACCACCACCCGCTCTACGAGGAGGCCGAATGTCCTTTCCTTTCTTCACCCAATGTGTGTCAGTTACACGGCCGCACCGACACGGATTACCAGCATTGGCGATGGCAGCCTCAAGCCTGCTCTCTTCCAAG TTTCAATGCGTCACTAATGCTAGATACTCTTCGAGGAAAGAGAATGATGTTTGTGGGCGACTCTCTAACTTTGGGCCAGTTTTATTCGATGGTCTGCCTTGTACAAAAGTTCATACCGTCAAACAATGCAAAATCCATTACCATGGAAATGAACCGTTCGCTCAAAGTTTTCACAGCCAAG GATTACAACGCTCGTATAGAATTCTACTGGGCGCCATTTCTACTCGAGTCGAATGCCGACAATCCAAAGATACACAGAGTAAAACAAAGCGACAGAGTTGTGCGAAAGGACTCCATCAACATGCACGGCGATCACTGGAAAGGAGCCGATATAATGGTATTCAGCACCTATATCTGGTGGAGGACAGGTCTCAAGTTCAAGATACT ACAGGGAACCTTCGACGACGAAAACAATGACATAGCGGAGGTGGCGACCGAGGAGGCTTATCGCATGGCGATGAAGGGCATGCTGCGGTGGGTTAACAAAAACATGGATCCGAATAAGACGAGAGTCTTCTTCACTAGCATGTCGCCCGTGCACGAAAG TGCTATTGAATGGGGAGGTGATGAGAAGGGAAATTGCTACAACCAGACAGTGATGATAGATGATGCTAACTACTGGGGCTCGGATTGTAAGAAGAATGTGATGGCCGTGATAGAGGAAGAGTTCAGGAAGTCGAGATATCCGATAACGTTGCTCAACATCACGCAGATGTCGAGCTATAGAAAGGATGCGCACACTTCTATTCATAAGAAGCAATGGGACCCTTTAACGCCCGAGCAGCTGGCCAACCCGGTGAGCTACGCGGATTGTGTTCATTGGTGTTTGCCTGGACTTCAAGATACTTGGAATGAGCTTCTCTTTGCTAAGCTTTTTTATCCTTGA
- the LOC121776349 gene encoding disease resistance protein RGA2-like: MEGEAVAAVIKVLVQNLIDHSKTEISLIRGLDKEAAKLAGSLDTIQQLLNDAESRTIPGGAVKSWLRKLEDVAFDADNVLDELNYHLLSKRIKSIKPMKEKVLSCFSSLSHIAHPRNIALKIQEINENLESIYKEGAGLGLQGRISNGEQTLPTFETDSFSHDPIFIGRDELVSEIVEIINTSTTTDERVISIFAIVGMGGLGKTTLTRNVFHHPKIKNHFGSHNWVHVSQIFDSITLFKKILKCLTSTDKVEVESREDIMKKLQGALTDKTYLLILDDVWNQDRPKWDDFINSLVGVTSTKRNAIVITTRNMEVASTMQSLHTHELKGLSHEDCWSIIQAKTFGKEDIPSEFEAIGRKIATRCQGLPLAANVVGGALCNKSEEEWLSIEEKWLSHDEGDRITEILKLSFDNLSLPSLKKCFACCSVFPKGRKIKSQELIEYWMAEGFLEANGNNEMECLGDKFMKVLLHNSLLQVAERDDYGNVESCVMHDLVHDLACSISGSSNNTEGGSRVRYMIHDGESRIPKEVAKYLRTLLIEGYIYRNKFADFERLHVLILADIGCEKLPSSIRKLIHLRKLDISLTLIEYLPDWIGDFHKLQTLNACSESLWELPSTLKYLINLRHLYINSFAKLPAGIGNLTSLRTLEYFNVGKKNGCKIEELGSMNGLKGKLEIYKLERVENEEEAEKASLSNKSKILDLCLRWDDDREVEATNDENVLEGLQPHSNLKKLQIEGFKGKKFPSWTQKMAVENVTQGCWIPLNKLIEIKLSKCSECEEIPMFGQLPNLKSLWLEELTNLKSINSSFYGLMNEETRIVFPALERLVLDDMPNLAEWAEEESAGASDVKVFPNLQHLEISKCKQLMTFPNYSWSCLKSLIIKGTGSMPLRCIFKTKLKLLTELWIEGIDDLEYLPNWLFYNHPNLLELSIRMCSNLRELPEGLGTLNSLEKLIITYCPNLERVSDIGAQQSQGSLTCLKTLGIWECKALLYIPCEMVGSLLEKLELKELRSLKNLPEIIDHLPKWPRLTHFRITNVSQFMASFSGHGLDIDVSMEGCMESVEGLLQGFNSRSLRGLELKGREGWGNLPESIQHLTSIHWLKIENYGMEELPEWLGNLSSLRLLHLYNCKKLRRLHALRGLTSLHILEIEGCPQISIEQQSDAADSQWPNISHIRIIQIDGDRIVKGRRRKHTKSLMSGCL; encoded by the exons ATGGAAGGAGAAGCTGTCGCCGCCGTCATTAAAGTTTTAGTTCAAAACCTCATCGACCATTCCAAGACAGAGATCTCACTGATCCGAGGTCTCGACAAAGAAGCAGCAAAGCTAGCTGGGAGTTTAGATACGATCCAACAATTGTTGAACGATGCTGAGAGCCGTACCATTCCCGGTGGGGCTGTCAAAAGCTGGCTGAGGAAGCTCGAAGATGTGGCGTTTGATGCTGACAACGTTTTGGATGAACTCAACTATCATCTTCTCTCCAAACGAATCAAGTCCATCAAACCCATGAAAGAAAAGGTACTATCATGCTTCTCATCTTTGAGTCATATTGCGCATCCCAGAAATATAGCTCTTAAAATCCAAGAAATCAATGAGAATTTGGAGTCCATTTACAAAGAGGGAGCCGGGCTTGGCCTCCAAGGGAGGATTTCCAATGGTGAGCAAACTTTGCCTACTTTTGAAACCGATTCCTTCTCACATGATCCAATTTTCATTGGAAGAGATGAGTTGGTGTCGGAAATAGTTGAGATTATTAACACTAGTACCACAACTGATGAACGTGTAATTTCTATCTTTGCCATTGTTGGAATGGGAGGATTGGGGAAGACAACTTTGACTAGAAATGTCTTTCATCATCCAAAGATAAAAAATCACTTTGGTTCACATAATTGGGTGCATGTTTCTCAAATTTTTGATTCAATCACTCTTTTCAAGAAAATCCTCAAATGCTTAACTTCTACTGATAAAGTTGAAGTTGAGAGTAGGGAAGATATTATGAAAAAGCTTCAAGGAGCTTTGACTGACAAAACTTATCTTCTAATtcttgatgatgtttggaaTCAAGATCGTCCCAAATGGgatgattttattaattcttTGGTTGGCGTTACTTCTACCAAGAGGAATGCAATTGTTATTACCACCAGAAATATGGAAGTTGCTTCAACTATGCAATCACTTCATACACATGAGCTCAAAGGATTATCACATGAAGATTGTTGGTCAATAATCCAAGCAAAAACTTTTGGAAAAGAGGATATTCCATCAGAGTTTGAGGCCATAGGGAGGAAGATTGCAACAAGATGTCAAGGTTTGCCATTAGCAGCCAATGTAGTTGGTGGAGCACTATGCAATAAATCTGAAGAAGAATGGCTCTCGATTGAAGAGAAATGGCTTTCACATGATGAAGGGGATCGTATCACAGAGATATTGAAGTTGAGCTTTGATAATTTGTCTCTACCGTCACTCAAGAAGTGTTTTGCATGTTGTTCGGTCTTTCCTAAAGGTCGCAAAATCAAAAGTCAGGAACTGATTGAGTATTGGATGGCAGAAGGATTTCTTGAAGCTAATGGAAACAATGAGATGGAGTGCTTGGGCGACAAATTTATGAAAGTTCTTTTGCACAACTCTCTACTACAAGTTGCAGAAAGAGATGATTATGGAAATGTAGAGAGTTGTGTGATGCACGATCTTGTGCATGATCTCGCATGTTCAATTTCAGGGTCTTCTAATAATACAGAAGGCGGGAGCCGAGTGAGATACATGATACATGATGGAGAAAGTCGTATTCCAAAAGAAGTGGCAAAATATCTACGTACGTTATTGATCGAGGGATACATTTATCGTAACAAATTTGCAGATTTCGAGCGTCTACATGTTTTAATTCTTGCAGATATTGGATGTGAAAAGTTGCCAAGTTCGATAAGAAAGTTGATACATTTAAGGAAACTTGATATTTCGTTGACGCTTATCGAATACTTGCCGGACTGGATTGGTGACTTCCATAAGTTGCAAACATTAAACGCATGTTCAGAAAGCTTGTGGGAACTGCCTAGTACTCTGAAGTACTTGATTAATTTAAGGCATCTTTATATCAATTCCTTTGCAAAGTTGCCTGCCGGGATTGGGAATTTAACTTCTCTCCGGACGCTAGAGTATTTTAATGTTGGCAAAAAGAATGGATGCAAAATTGAAGAGCTCGGGAGTATGAATGGTCTCAAAGGAAAATTGGAAATTTATAAGCTTGAAAGGGTTGAAAACGAGGAAGAGGCTGAGAAAGCAAGTCTATCTAACAAGTCAAAAATATTGGATTTGTGTTTGAGATGGGATGATGATAGAGAAGTTGAAGCTACAAATGATGAGAATGTGTTGGAAGGCCTCCAACCTCACTCTAATCTGAAGAAGCTACAAATTGAAGGATTCAAAGGCAAAAAATTTCCGTCATGGACCCAGAAGATGGCAGTTGAAAATGTAACTCAAGGCTGTTGGATACCACTTAATAAGTTGATTGAGATAAAACTCTCCAAGTGCTCAGAATGTGAAGAAATCCCAATGTTTGGGCAGTTGCCAAATCTCAAGTCTCTCTGGTTAGAAGAATTGACAAACTTGAAGTCCATTAATTCTTCTTTCTATGGATTAATGAATGAGGAGACACGTATTGTTTTTCCAGCTCTAGAAAGGCTTGTGTTGGATGACATGCCTAATCTTGCAGAGTGGGCAGAAGAAGAATCTGCAGGTGCAAGTGATGTGAAGGTGTTTCCTAACCTCCAACACTTGGAGATCTCTAAGTGCAAGCAATTGATGACTTTTCCTAATTATTCGTGGTCATGCCTCAAAAGTTTGATCATCAAGGGGACTGGGAGCATGCCTTTAAGATGCATATTCAAGACGAAACTAAAGTTGCTAACAGAGCTTTGGATAGAAGGAATAGATGATCTGGAATATCTCCCAAATTGGCTATTCTATAACCATCCCAATCTCTTGGAGTTAAGTATAAGAATGTGTTCCAACTTGAGAGAACTACCAGAGGGTCTAGGCACCCTCAATTCTTTGGAGAAGTTGATTATAACCTACTGTCCAAATTTGGAACGAGTATCAGATATTGGTGCACAACAATCACAAGGAAGCCTCACATGTCTTAAAACATTGGGGATTTGGGAATGCAAAGCTTTGCTGTATATACCATGTGAAATGGTAGGATCCTTGCTTGAGAAACTGGAGTTGAAGGAACTAAGAAGCCTAAAGAATCTTCCCGAAATAATTGACCATCTGCCGAAATGGCCTCGTCTAACACATTTTCGAATTACTAATGTTTCTCAATTTATGGCAAGTTTTTCTGGTCATGGGTTAGACATAGATGTTAGTATGGAGGGATGTATGGAGAGCGTTGAAGGCTTATTGCAAGGATTCAACTCCCGCTCACTTCGGGGTTTAGAATTGAAAGGGAGGGAAGGTTGGGGAAATTTGCCAGAATCAATTCAACATCTCACCTCTATCCATTGGTTAAAGATAGAGAATTATGGAATGGAAGAGTTGCCTGAATGGTTGGGGAACCTCTCATCTCTAAGGCTCTTGCATTTATATAATTGCAAGAAGTTAAGGCGTCTACATGCACTGCGGGGCCTCACATCACTTCATATCTTAGAAATCGAGGGCTGCCCACAAATAAGTATTGAACAACAAAGTGATGCAGCTGATTCCCAATGGCCCAACATTTCCCATATCCGCATCATTCAGATTGATGGAGACAGAATAG TTAAAGGGAGAAGGAGAAAACATACTAAGAGTTTGATGAGTGGGTGCCTCTAA